In the Chroococcidiopsis sp. SAG 2025 genome, one interval contains:
- a CDS encoding vWA domain-containing protein, which produces MKVWNPRSLLSKSASNGTTPSILEDAVEFAENPEPRCPCILLLDTSGSMKGEPLDALNEGLRTFQQELDRDSLAKKRVEVAIVTFNSDVEIVQDFVTADDFQPPVLKAKGLTHMGEAILRGLDMLQIRKALYREHGVSYYRPWLFLITDGEPQGEAEELIEQATQRIRDDEANKHVAFFAVGVEAADMSRLSQISVRDPLKLKGLNFKELFVWLSASMQQVSQSAQMDEQLPLPPVTWTGA; this is translated from the coding sequence ATGAAAGTTTGGAATCCGCGATCGCTACTGTCCAAATCCGCTAGCAATGGTACGACACCATCGATTCTAGAAGATGCGGTTGAGTTTGCCGAAAATCCAGAACCCCGTTGTCCGTGCATTTTGCTGCTCGATACTTCAGGTTCTATGAAAGGGGAACCACTGGATGCTTTAAATGAAGGCTTACGAACTTTTCAACAAGAACTCGATCGCGATAGCTTAGCAAAAAAGCGAGTTGAAGTCGCGATCGTCACGTTTAATAGCGATGTTGAAATTGTCCAAGATTTTGTCACGGCTGACGATTTTCAACCACCCGTGCTGAAAGCGAAAGGCTTAACACACATGGGCGAAGCAATTTTGCGGGGATTGGATATGCTTCAGATTCGTAAAGCGTTGTACCGCGAACATGGAGTTTCCTACTACCGTCCGTGGCTATTTTTGATCACCGATGGCGAACCTCAAGGAGAAGCCGAGGAATTGATCGAGCAAGCCACCCAAAGGATTAGAGATGATGAAGCAAACAAGCACGTAGCCTTCTTTGCTGTTGGTGTAGAAGCGGCTGATATGAGTCGCCTCAGTCAAATTTCCGTGCGCGATCCCCTCAAACTCAAAGGGCTAAACTTTAAAGAGTTGTTTGTTTGGCTCTCGGCAAGTATGCAACAAGTTTCTCAGTCAGCTCAGATGGACGAACAATTACCTTTACCTCCAGTGACTTGGACTGGAGCATAG
- the cruG gene encoding 2'-O-glycosyltransferase CruG, whose amino-acid sequence MADWSNLINGIFLGLLLLQVPATAILLSRLLKGPSRHPPLIPRTPTPDMLGSVSVVVPTLNEAERISPCLAGLSRQSYEVREIAIVDSNSQDGTRELVKAAQQQDPRFQLMTDDPLPPSWVGRPWALHNGFLQTSEQSKWFLGVDADTQPQPGLVASLVQTAETEGYDLVSLSPQFILKYPGESWLQPALLMTLLYRFDSAGVDAQVAERVMANGQCFLCRRSVLATVGGYTSARNSFCDDVTLARNIAASGFKVGFLDGAKVFKVRMYEGARETWQEWGRSLDLKDASPAAQLWCDLWLLFSVQALPLLILFACLLFPNPVRAGLTELFVRPEGSLVNLPLQISIPVLANLGLNAFLLAIRFALLFAIAPSYDRSQAKGGWLFWLSPLADPLAVLRIFLSAFHTPTQWRGRSYHQD is encoded by the coding sequence GTGGCTGACTGGTCGAACTTAATCAACGGAATATTTCTAGGTTTGTTGCTGCTGCAAGTGCCAGCAACGGCAATTTTACTATCACGCCTGCTGAAAGGTCCCAGTCGCCATCCTCCCTTAATTCCCCGCACTCCTACCCCAGATATGCTAGGTAGCGTCAGTGTAGTCGTACCGACACTGAATGAAGCGGAACGGATTAGTCCCTGTTTGGCAGGATTGAGTCGGCAAAGTTACGAAGTCCGAGAAATTGCGATCGTCGATAGTAACTCCCAGGATGGGACGCGGGAATTAGTCAAAGCCGCCCAACAGCAAGACCCTCGATTTCAGCTCATGACCGATGACCCCCTCCCTCCTAGCTGGGTGGGCAGACCTTGGGCGTTACACAACGGTTTTTTGCAGACTTCAGAACAGAGCAAGTGGTTTTTGGGCGTAGATGCAGATACTCAACCGCAACCAGGTTTAGTTGCGAGTTTAGTCCAAACAGCGGAAACTGAGGGTTACGATCTGGTGTCACTCTCGCCTCAGTTCATTCTGAAGTATCCCGGCGAAAGTTGGTTGCAACCAGCATTGTTAATGACGCTGTTATATCGCTTCGATTCTGCTGGTGTGGATGCTCAGGTAGCAGAACGAGTGATGGCGAACGGGCAATGTTTTTTATGTCGTCGTTCTGTGCTGGCAACTGTAGGCGGCTATACGAGTGCGAGAAATTCTTTTTGCGATGATGTCACCTTAGCCAGAAATATTGCTGCTAGCGGCTTCAAGGTAGGATTTCTCGATGGAGCTAAGGTATTCAAAGTCCGGATGTATGAGGGAGCCAGGGAAACTTGGCAAGAGTGGGGGCGATCGCTCGATCTTAAAGATGCTTCCCCCGCTGCTCAACTCTGGTGCGATCTGTGGCTGCTGTTTTCAGTGCAAGCCCTGCCCTTATTAATTCTCTTTGCTTGTCTCTTATTTCCAAATCCTGTACGGGCAGGTTTAACAGAATTGTTTGTTCGTCCAGAGGGATCTCTGGTAAACCTGCCCCTACAAATCTCGATTCCCGTGTTGGCAAATTTGGGATTAAATGCTTTCCTACTGGCGATCCGCTTCGCCCTCTTATTTGCGATCGCCCCTTCCTACGATCGCAGCCAAGCTAAGGGAGGTTGGTTGTTTTGGCTGTCTCCCTTAGCCGATCCGCTAGCGGTGTTGAGAATTTTCCTCTCGGCGTTTCACACTCCTACTCAGTGGCGTGGTCGGAGTTATCATCAGGATTAA
- a CDS encoding MarC family protein, with translation MSSLIIRTFLTLFVVIDPIGLAPIFVTLAGNRASHEQIKIARKAVLVAGGIVLAFALVGSLLLSYLHISIEAFQVAAGVLLFKIAVDMVFAQRERETEAEEKEAQLRQDISVFPLAIPLIAGPGTLASVLILVNEASTYTLGLVIVLAIAAVVLLTAYIFLCLSPRLARILGQTGVNVVTRVLGVLLAALAVQYIANGITVLLKNALKV, from the coding sequence GTGTCTTCCCTCATTATTAGAACATTTTTGACTTTATTTGTCGTGATCGACCCCATCGGCTTAGCACCGATTTTCGTCACTTTAGCCGGAAATCGTGCTTCCCACGAGCAAATTAAGATTGCCCGAAAAGCAGTTTTAGTCGCAGGCGGAATTGTATTAGCTTTTGCTTTAGTAGGTTCTCTATTACTAAGTTACTTACACATCAGTATTGAAGCTTTTCAGGTTGCAGCTGGGGTATTACTATTTAAAATTGCGGTAGACATGGTATTTGCTCAACGGGAACGGGAAACGGAAGCAGAAGAAAAAGAGGCACAGCTCAGACAAGATATCAGTGTTTTTCCCCTAGCGATCCCGCTGATTGCTGGTCCCGGTACTTTAGCTAGCGTACTGATTTTGGTGAATGAGGCTAGCACCTATACTCTCGGATTAGTAATTGTATTGGCGATCGCCGCAGTTGTACTGTTAACTGCCTATATTTTTCTCTGTCTGTCGCCCCGTTTAGCACGAATTTTGGGACAAACGGGAGTGAATGTCGTCACCCGGGTTTTGGGAGTCTTACTAGCAGCTTTAGCCGTACAGTATATTGCTAACGGGATTACTGTTTTACTTAAAAATGCTTTGAAGGTTTAG
- a CDS encoding CAAD domain-containing protein, which translates to MEAQMQQIENSNPTSPEESTALSTVSSESQFSPTTQSIKKGEWIVSQVLTFLSNMFGILKDFFNRYRQAIISILIIVGAIVSLRVVLAVMDALNDVPLLEPTFQLIGIGYSAWFVSRYLLKPSTRQELAQKWQGFLGELEK; encoded by the coding sequence ATGGAAGCCCAAATGCAGCAAATCGAAAATTCAAATCCCACTTCCCCAGAGGAATCAACTGCATTAAGCACTGTGTCATCAGAATCTCAGTTTTCACCTACTACCCAATCTATTAAAAAAGGCGAGTGGATCGTATCCCAAGTCTTGACATTTTTATCAAACATGTTTGGGATCTTAAAAGATTTCTTTAATAGATACAGACAGGCAATTATCAGCATTCTGATCATTGTAGGTGCAATTGTCTCTCTGCGCGTTGTACTGGCTGTTATGGATGCGTTGAATGATGTTCCTCTGTTGGAGCCGACTTTTCAGCTGATTGGGATTGGCTACTCAGCTTGGTTTGTCAGCCGCTACTTACTCAAACCTTCCACGCGGCAAGAATTAGCGCAAAAATGGCAAGGGTTTTTGGGTGAACTAGAGAAATAG
- the pds gene encoding 15-cis-phytoene desaturase produces the protein MRVAIAGAGLAGLSCAKYLTDVGYTPIVLESRDVLGGLVAAWQDADGDWYETGLHVFFGAYPNMLQLLKELGIEDRLQWKKHTMIFNQPEKPGTYSRFDFPNLPAPFNGIAAILRNNDMLTWGEKIQLAKGLVPAMLRGQKYVEQTDKYTFSEWLKLQGVSEDVQQDIFIAASKSLNFINPDEISATVLLTALSRFLQQKDGSKMAFLDGSPPERLCQPMVDYIAKGGGEVRLNAPLKEILLNPDGTVRGFAIRGLNGAPDYVETADLYVSATSVDVLKKLLPTPWKQLEYFQQLNGLEGVPVINIQLWFDRKLTDIDQLLFSRSPLLSVYADMSNTCREYADPDRSMLELVLAPAQDWINKSDEEILRVTLTELEKLFPQHFGGDNPAGLQKYHVVKTPRSVYTATPGRQKYRPSQVSPISNFYLSGSYTMQPYLGSMEGAVLSGKLTAQAIARAASEVNSQTSTPTLNTQPATNAATA, from the coding sequence ATGCGAGTAGCGATCGCTGGGGCAGGACTCGCAGGGCTTTCCTGCGCTAAATATCTGACTGATGTGGGTTATACCCCCATCGTCCTAGAAAGCAGAGATGTACTAGGTGGATTAGTCGCAGCATGGCAAGACGCAGATGGCGACTGGTATGAAACGGGGCTGCACGTCTTTTTTGGGGCATATCCCAACATGTTGCAGCTGTTGAAAGAATTAGGGATTGAAGATCGCTTGCAGTGGAAAAAACACACGATGATCTTCAATCAGCCGGAAAAGCCAGGGACTTACAGTCGCTTTGATTTTCCTAACTTGCCAGCTCCCTTCAATGGAATCGCCGCAATTTTGCGGAATAACGACATGCTAACCTGGGGGGAAAAAATTCAACTGGCTAAGGGACTAGTCCCAGCGATGCTGCGGGGACAAAAGTATGTCGAGCAAACCGATAAGTATACCTTCTCTGAGTGGTTGAAACTGCAAGGCGTGAGCGAAGACGTGCAGCAAGACATTTTTATCGCCGCCTCTAAGTCCCTCAATTTCATCAATCCTGATGAAATCTCAGCTACCGTGCTTCTGACAGCGCTCAGCCGCTTTTTGCAGCAAAAAGATGGCTCAAAAATGGCGTTTTTAGACGGTTCTCCTCCGGAGCGCCTGTGTCAGCCGATGGTAGATTACATTGCCAAAGGCGGTGGCGAAGTACGGTTGAATGCGCCTCTCAAGGAAATCCTACTTAATCCTGATGGTACGGTAAGAGGATTTGCCATTAGAGGCTTGAATGGTGCGCCAGACTATGTAGAAACAGCAGATTTATACGTCAGTGCCACATCCGTAGATGTACTGAAAAAATTGCTTCCAACTCCTTGGAAACAATTAGAGTATTTCCAGCAGTTAAACGGGTTAGAAGGCGTACCTGTGATTAACATCCAGTTGTGGTTCGATCGCAAATTGACAGATATAGACCAGCTATTATTTTCGCGATCGCCACTATTGAGCGTCTATGCTGACATGAGCAACACTTGTCGCGAATATGCCGATCCCGACCGTTCGATGCTGGAATTAGTCTTGGCTCCGGCTCAAGATTGGATTAACAAATCCGATGAAGAGATTTTACGGGTAACTTTAACAGAGCTAGAAAAACTGTTTCCGCAACACTTTGGCGGCGACAATCCTGCTGGATTGCAAAAATATCATGTCGTAAAAACACCCCGCTCCGTGTATACTGCAACACCAGGACGGCAAAAATATCGTCCCAGTCAGGTATCGCCAATTAGCAATTTTTACTTATCTGGTAGTTACACCATGCAACCTTATCTAGGTAGTATGGAAGGTGCTGTACTTTCTGGTAAGCTGACAGCGCAGGCAATTGCTAGAGCTGCTAGCGAAGTGAATTCCCAAACCAGTACGCCCACGCTCAATACTCAGCCTGCAACAAATGCTGCAACTGCCTGA
- the crtB gene encoding 15-cis-phytoene synthase CrtB: MLQLPDSPSCMKKLASVEDSYELCRQITAKYAKTFYPGTLLMKEAKRRRAMWAIYAWCRRTDELVDGPAAAITTLETLDRWEQHLESVFAGHPLEDYDVALVDALQNFPLEIQPFRDMIAGQRMDLCWSRYKTFEELHLYCYRVAGTVGLMSTAVMGVDTTRDTAAWNQDKEPYIPTDEAIALGIASQLTNILRDVGEDARRGRIYIPLEDLAKFNYTEQDLFNGVVDDRWRELVRFQIRRTREVYAKAEKGISYLAPSARLPVWSALILYSQILDRIERNQYDVFRQRAYVPNLQKLCSLPTALLRAQVL, from the coding sequence ATGCTGCAACTGCCTGATTCCCCCTCGTGCATGAAAAAGCTCGCCTCTGTGGAGGATTCCTACGAACTGTGTCGCCAAATCACGGCAAAGTATGCCAAGACATTCTATCCTGGCACGCTACTGATGAAAGAGGCAAAGCGCCGACGAGCTATGTGGGCAATTTATGCCTGGTGTCGCCGCACTGACGAATTAGTTGATGGTCCGGCTGCTGCCATTACCACCCTAGAAACTTTAGATCGGTGGGAGCAGCATCTAGAATCGGTGTTTGCGGGTCATCCCTTGGAAGACTATGATGTGGCGTTGGTCGATGCTTTGCAGAACTTCCCACTAGAGATTCAACCGTTTCGAGATATGATTGCCGGACAGCGCATGGATCTGTGCTGGAGCCGCTATAAAACTTTTGAAGAGTTGCATCTGTACTGTTATCGCGTTGCTGGAACGGTGGGTTTGATGTCTACAGCAGTCATGGGTGTAGATACCACAAGAGACACGGCAGCTTGGAATCAGGACAAAGAACCGTATATTCCCACAGATGAAGCGATCGCCTTGGGGATTGCTAGTCAACTGACTAATATTCTGCGAGATGTCGGGGAAGATGCAAGACGAGGCAGAATTTACATCCCCTTAGAAGATTTAGCCAAATTTAACTACACCGAGCAAGATTTATTTAACGGAGTAGTTGACGATCGTTGGCGAGAACTCGTGCGGTTTCAAATCCGTAGGACACGCGAGGTTTATGCTAAGGCAGAAAAGGGAATCAGCTATCTAGCTCCTAGCGCCCGTTTGCCTGTATGGTCAGCCTTGATACTTTACAGTCAAATTTTGGATCGAATCGAACGCAACCAATACGACGTGTTTCGGCAGAGGGCGTATGTTCCTAATTTGCAAAAGCTCTGTTCTCTTCCAACAGCCTTGCTACGGGCGCAAGTGCTTTAA
- a CDS encoding thioredoxin family protein: MLVRNAEQKLFMILEQQIKLEELISSSESPVLAVFSAPGCGPSRLLDAVLADAISHLPQKPQIVRIDSEQNSALSDQYQVHALPTLLIFKNGQLIGRIEEERIEDLLPAAHLLQRLQAIL; the protein is encoded by the coding sequence TTGTTAGTTAGAAATGCGGAGCAGAAGCTATTTATGATACTCGAACAACAAATAAAATTAGAAGAGCTGATTTCTAGCTCAGAATCACCAGTTTTAGCTGTATTTTCTGCTCCTGGCTGCGGTCCCTCTCGATTGCTAGATGCTGTTTTAGCAGATGCAATCTCTCATTTGCCGCAAAAGCCACAAATTGTCAGAATTGACAGCGAACAAAATTCAGCTTTGTCCGATCAATATCAAGTTCATGCATTGCCTACGCTATTAATTTTTAAAAACGGGCAGTTAATAGGCAGAATTGAAGAAGAGAGGATAGAAGATTTGCTGCCAGCAGCGCACCTACTGCAACGTTTACAGGCAATATTATGA
- the rnhA gene encoding ribonuclease HI, translating into MPISANIQSIYTDGACTGNPGPGGWAAVVYFTDGSLHEIGGSAAQTTNNRMEMQAAIAALQLIAESSHPSAVTIHTDSEYLINGVTKWVKGWKKKGWKTAQGKPVLNQDLWETLDRLNHPSIEWRHVRGHAGIIGNERCDAIARAFASGKPPHLQQQSASNSKATDAPNFLAPVSEVADFSSNDLIIDKSNTNSHLASNTSMIDSSTPSSISNEELPREVRVAQLRNLLETLRSADEIATKGYLITSSELADLMDVHASAVTSRGEEWRWRNWIVSRVRREGNQILWELERADAINPDDNSDHATE; encoded by the coding sequence ATGCCGATATCTGCTAACATCCAAAGCATCTATACAGATGGAGCCTGTACGGGCAATCCTGGTCCCGGTGGCTGGGCTGCTGTTGTCTATTTTACTGATGGTTCGCTGCACGAAATCGGTGGTAGTGCCGCTCAAACGACTAACAACCGGATGGAAATGCAAGCGGCGATCGCAGCCCTTCAGCTCATTGCAGAATCCAGCCATCCATCCGCCGTTACTATCCATACAGACAGCGAATACTTAATCAACGGTGTCACCAAGTGGGTCAAAGGATGGAAAAAGAAAGGCTGGAAAACTGCCCAAGGCAAACCCGTCCTCAACCAAGACCTGTGGGAAACGCTAGATCGACTCAATCATCCGTCTATAGAGTGGCGACACGTTCGCGGTCATGCTGGTATCATCGGCAACGAGCGCTGTGACGCGATCGCCCGTGCTTTCGCTAGTGGGAAACCACCTCATTTGCAGCAGCAATCCGCCTCCAACTCCAAAGCTACTGACGCTCCAAATTTTCTCGCCCCTGTATCAGAAGTAGCTGATTTTTCCAGCAACGATCTGATAATTGACAAGTCAAATACAAATAGCCACCTTGCCTCAAATACTTCTATGATCGATTCGTCTACTCCTTCCTCTATCAGCAACGAAGAATTACCCCGCGAAGTCAGGGTGGCTCAACTCCGCAATCTATTAGAAACGCTGCGGAGCGCCGATGAAATTGCCACTAAAGGCTATCTTATTACTAGTTCCGAACTAGCTGATTTGATGGATGTCCACGCTAGCGCCGTCACCAGCCGAGGTGAAGAATGGCGTTGGCGCAACTGGATTGTCTCTCGCGTACGACGAGAAGGCAACCAAATTCTTTGGGAATTAGAACGCGCCGATGCAATTAATCCTGATGATAACTCCGACCACGCCACTGAGTAG